One Mesorhizobium sp. L-2-11 genomic region harbors:
- a CDS encoding anion transporter, translating into MTLMGAAALLILILTYAGVAVGTIPGLRLDRAGIALLGGAAMIAIGALSLEDAYRAISFDTITLLLGMMIVVAHLKVSGAFRALGAVAIEHAHAPFMLLVMVTLLTGALSAFLVNDAICLVMAPIVVHVTRVINRNPVPYLIATATASNCGSVATITGNPQNMVIGALSGISYPAFSAALAPVALFGLVAVVVIVRIVYRAEFARKVELSPEVYRGRMLPGQVLKAVVVCIGLAIAFFAGVPVAKAALIGGAILLVTRAIKPARVYREIDGPLLFMFAGLFIVVAGAEKTLLSPDIIASAKSLGLDDVWRLSGFTAVLSNIMSNVPAVLALRPFIPGLEDPERAWLVVAMSSTLAGNFTLLGSIANLIVAEHARVSGKTLSFRAFFKVGLPLTLVTLLAGTAWLALGF; encoded by the coding sequence ATGACTTTGATGGGCGCGGCGGCACTGCTGATCCTGATCCTGACCTATGCCGGCGTCGCCGTCGGCACGATCCCTGGCCTGCGCCTCGACCGGGCAGGCATCGCGCTGCTCGGCGGTGCGGCGATGATCGCCATCGGCGCACTCAGCCTGGAGGACGCATACCGCGCCATCAGTTTCGACACGATCACACTGTTGCTCGGCATGATGATCGTCGTGGCGCATCTGAAAGTCTCGGGCGCCTTCCGTGCACTCGGCGCCGTTGCCATCGAGCATGCACATGCGCCGTTCATGCTGCTGGTGATGGTGACGCTGCTGACCGGAGCGCTGTCGGCGTTTCTGGTCAACGACGCGATCTGCCTGGTCATGGCGCCGATAGTCGTTCACGTCACCCGCGTCATCAACCGAAACCCTGTCCCCTATCTGATCGCCACCGCCACGGCGTCGAATTGCGGCAGCGTCGCCACCATCACCGGCAACCCGCAGAATATGGTCATAGGCGCGCTGTCGGGGATTTCCTATCCGGCCTTTTCGGCGGCCCTGGCGCCGGTCGCGCTGTTCGGCCTAGTCGCCGTCGTCGTCATCGTGCGCATCGTTTATCGCGCCGAGTTCGCGCGCAAGGTCGAACTCAGCCCCGAAGTCTATCGCGGCCGCATGTTGCCGGGCCAGGTACTCAAGGCGGTGGTAGTCTGCATCGGACTGGCGATCGCCTTCTTTGCCGGCGTTCCGGTCGCCAAGGCGGCGCTCATCGGCGGCGCCATTCTTCTCGTGACCCGTGCCATTAAGCCGGCGCGCGTCTACCGCGAGATCGACGGGCCGCTGCTGTTCATGTTCGCCGGCCTGTTCATCGTCGTCGCCGGCGCCGAGAAGACGCTGCTCAGCCCCGACATCATCGCCTCGGCAAAAAGCCTCGGGCTGGACGACGTCTGGCGGCTGTCCGGCTTCACCGCGGTGCTATCCAATATCATGAGCAACGTTCCGGCCGTGCTGGCGCTGCGGCCGTTCATACCAGGCCTCGAAGACCCCGAGCGCGCCTGGCTGGTCGTGGCGATGAGCTCGACGCTGGCCGGCAATTTCACGCTGCTCGGTTCGATCGCCAATCTGATCGTCGCCGAGCACGCGCGGGTTTCCGGAAAGACGCTATCTTTCCGGGCGTTTTTCAAGGTCGGCCTGCCGCTGACGCTGGTTACGCTGCTTGCCGGGACTGCGTGGCTGGCGCTCGGGTTTTAG
- a CDS encoding YkvA family protein, whose translation MKAWLETAKRRARDIKLDVVALWFAARDRRVPWFAKFVAGMVAAYALSPIDLIPDFIPVLGYIDDLIIVPLGVILAITLVPPPLMDEFRARAAALETRPQSRTGMFLVVALWLILAALLIWAFWPTHAE comes from the coding sequence ATGAAAGCCTGGCTGGAAACGGCAAAGAGGCGGGCGCGCGACATCAAGCTTGATGTCGTCGCCCTGTGGTTCGCCGCACGCGATCGTCGGGTGCCCTGGTTTGCGAAATTCGTTGCCGGGATGGTGGCCGCTTATGCGCTTTCCCCGATCGATCTGATCCCGGATTTCATTCCCGTGCTCGGCTATATCGACGATCTGATCATCGTGCCGCTCGGCGTAATCCTGGCCATCACGCTTGTCCCGCCGCCGCTGATGGACGAGTTTCGAGCGCGGGCTGCAGCGCTCGAAACTCGCCCGCAAAGCAGGACGGGAATGTTTCTTGTCGTTGCGCTCTGGCTGATTTTGGCAGCTTTGCTGATCTGGGCGTTCTGGCCCACCCACGCCGAGTAA